A region from the Hypericibacter adhaerens genome encodes:
- a CDS encoding efflux transporter outer membrane subunit: MGKIFAISRKRRWLQSSALALALALGACSLVPDYSQPTVAAPADWRNQSASVTPAAVGSDEAASVMAQAGSDKLSDHWWTAYGNDELDRMVETARNDNHDLLAAMRRIDQARAQSHAAAAPLFPTVEADAGSSRSGNGRTSDVSVSYNAGLSVGYELDLWGKNRAALEGADASFQSSVYDAAATDLVLQDDVVTTYLTLLSLGDRLKVAQANLKDSEDTLNLVEIRYKEGAASALDVAQQRQQVASTRATIPSLQNQYDQNQAALALLLGLPPASLELEQASLDSVKLPGIAAGLPSTLLERRPDLRKADADLRAANAQIGVTRADFLPTIQLTGSGGLASDALTALFQPESALYNLAASLVAPLFDGGLREANYDQSVARFRELAETYQQTALTAFRDVEVALAAQRSSADQEAALQESADQAQAALTLANLLYREGAADLLTVLDAQRAQLQAQDSLVQARLARLQAVADLAKAMGGGWQDTQMVAGL; the protein is encoded by the coding sequence ATGGGCAAGATATTCGCGATCTCACGCAAACGCCGTTGGCTGCAGTCGAGCGCCTTGGCACTGGCCCTCGCGCTGGGCGCCTGCAGCCTGGTCCCGGATTACAGCCAGCCCACGGTCGCGGCTCCGGCCGACTGGCGCAACCAGAGCGCCAGCGTCACACCCGCTGCCGTTGGCAGCGACGAGGCGGCTTCGGTCATGGCGCAGGCAGGCAGCGACAAGCTGTCGGACCATTGGTGGACCGCCTATGGCAATGACGAGCTCGACCGGATGGTCGAGACGGCCCGCAACGACAATCACGATCTCCTGGCCGCGATGCGCCGGATCGACCAGGCCCGCGCCCAGTCGCACGCGGCGGCCGCTCCCCTGTTCCCGACCGTCGAGGCCGATGCCGGCTCCAGCCGCAGCGGCAATGGCCGCACCTCCGACGTCTCCGTCTCCTACAATGCCGGGCTTTCGGTCGGCTACGAGCTCGATCTCTGGGGCAAGAACCGCGCCGCGCTCGAGGGGGCGGATGCCAGCTTCCAGAGCAGCGTCTATGACGCGGCGGCCACCGACCTCGTGCTGCAGGACGATGTGGTCACGACCTACCTGACCCTGCTGTCGCTGGGCGACCGCCTCAAGGTCGCGCAGGCGAACCTCAAGGATTCCGAGGACACCCTCAACCTGGTCGAGATCCGCTACAAGGAGGGCGCGGCCTCCGCGCTCGACGTGGCGCAGCAGCGCCAGCAGGTCGCCAGCACCCGCGCCACCATCCCGTCGCTGCAGAACCAGTACGACCAGAACCAGGCGGCCCTCGCCCTGCTGCTGGGCCTGCCGCCCGCCTCGCTCGAGCTCGAGCAGGCGAGCCTCGATTCGGTGAAGTTGCCGGGCATCGCGGCGGGCCTGCCCTCGACGCTGCTCGAGCGGCGGCCCGATCTGCGCAAGGCCGACGCCGATCTGCGCGCCGCCAATGCCCAGATCGGCGTGACGCGCGCCGATTTCCTGCCCACGATCCAGCTCACCGGCAGCGGCGGACTGGCGAGCGACGCGCTGACGGCGCTGTTCCAGCCGGAGAGCGCCCTCTACAACCTCGCGGCCTCGCTGGTGGCGCCGCTCTTCGACGGCGGCCTGCGCGAGGCGAACTACGACCAGTCGGTCGCGCGCTTCAGGGAGCTGGCCGAGACCTATCAGCAGACGGCACTCACCGCCTTCCGCGATGTCGAGGTGGCGCTCGCGGCCCAGCGCAGCAGCGCCGATCAGGAAGCGGCCCTCCAGGAATCCGCGGACCAGGCGCAGGCGGCCCTGACGCTCGCCAACCTGCTCTATCGCGAGGGTGCCGCCGACCTTCTGACCGTGCTCGACGCGCAGCGCGCCCAGCTTCAGGCGCAGGACAGCCTGGTGCAGGCCCGCCTCGCCCGGCTCCAGGCCGTGGCCGACCTCGCCAAGGCGATGGGCGGCGGCTGGCAGGACACGCAGATGGTGGCGGGGCTGTAG
- a CDS encoding MacB family efflux pump subunit yields the protein MLVALDRVSLTIRRGEYVAIMGQSGSGKSTLMNLIGCLDQPTSGHLRVAGRDVAELDSDELAELRRNVFGFVFQRYNLLATVTAAENVEMPAIYAGLRHRERSERAAALLERLGLGERGHHTPSQLSGGQQQRVSIARALVNGAEVILADEPTGALDSHSGQEVLALLRELNQEGRTILLITHDASVAAQARRIIRIHDGRITDDSKPDSGLAAPAPADSSVPHRRAATALHFLEAVKMALRSLHANLFRTVLTLLGIVIGVASVITMLAVGDGSQQQVIDRISAMGTDLILVRPGAPNIRSTGDIATLTPDDAAAIAGLANVRQAVPERSAGATLRHGNRDYATTVDGTWPSFSDARDWPVEAGSFFTNEDVKSYAPVIVLGRTVADNLFGTGANPIGQYLLVSNIPFEVIGVMAAKGASPMGTDQDDVAFVPLSTGLMRIFGKQYVRSITVRVDDVGQIDDTQAAVTSLLIQRHKTEDFQSRNMSSLLDTVSQTQGTLTLLLGSVAAISLLVGGIGVMNIMLVSVTERTREIGVRMATGARMRDILLQFNAEAVVVCGIGGAIGVALGLVASQIAAGFGIPILLSLPPALAAFGCAFLTGVLFGYLPARKAARLDPVVALSAE from the coding sequence ATGCTGGTGGCGCTCGACCGGGTCTCGCTCACGATCCGGCGCGGCGAGTATGTCGCGATCATGGGCCAGTCGGGCTCGGGCAAGAGCACCCTCATGAACCTGATCGGCTGCCTCGACCAGCCCACGAGCGGCCATCTGCGCGTGGCCGGCCGGGACGTCGCCGAGCTCGACAGCGACGAGCTGGCGGAGCTGCGCCGCAACGTCTTCGGCTTCGTGTTCCAGCGCTACAACCTGCTGGCGACGGTGACGGCGGCCGAGAATGTCGAGATGCCGGCGATCTATGCGGGCCTGCGCCACCGGGAACGCTCGGAGCGAGCGGCAGCCCTGCTGGAGCGGCTGGGGCTGGGCGAGCGCGGCCATCACACCCCAAGCCAGCTTTCCGGCGGCCAGCAGCAGCGCGTCTCGATCGCGCGCGCCCTCGTCAACGGCGCCGAGGTGATCCTCGCCGACGAGCCCACCGGCGCTCTCGACAGCCATAGCGGCCAGGAAGTCCTGGCCCTGCTGCGCGAGCTCAACCAGGAAGGCCGGACCATCCTGCTGATCACCCACGATGCGAGCGTGGCGGCGCAGGCCCGGCGCATCATCCGCATCCATGACGGCCGGATCACCGACGATTCGAAGCCCGACAGCGGCCTGGCGGCCCCCGCGCCGGCCGACAGCTCGGTACCTCACCGCCGGGCCGCGACGGCGCTCCATTTCCTGGAAGCGGTCAAGATGGCGCTGCGCTCGCTGCATGCCAACCTGTTCCGCACCGTCCTGACCCTGCTCGGCATCGTCATCGGCGTGGCCTCGGTCATCACCATGCTCGCGGTCGGCGACGGCAGCCAGCAGCAGGTGATCGACCGCATCTCGGCCATGGGCACGGACCTGATCCTGGTCCGGCCCGGCGCGCCCAACATCCGCAGCACCGGCGACATCGCCACCCTGACCCCCGACGACGCGGCCGCCATCGCCGGGCTCGCCAATGTGCGCCAGGCCGTGCCGGAGCGCAGCGCCGGCGCCACGCTGCGCCACGGCAACCGCGACTATGCGACGACCGTGGACGGCACCTGGCCCAGCTTCAGCGACGCGCGCGACTGGCCGGTCGAAGCCGGCAGCTTCTTCACCAACGAGGATGTGAAGAGCTACGCGCCGGTCATCGTGCTGGGCCGCACCGTCGCCGACAACCTCTTCGGCACGGGCGCCAACCCGATCGGCCAATATCTGCTCGTCAGCAACATCCCCTTCGAGGTCATCGGCGTGATGGCGGCCAAGGGCGCCTCGCCCATGGGCACCGACCAGGACGATGTCGCCTTCGTGCCGCTCTCGACCGGCCTGATGCGCATCTTCGGCAAGCAGTATGTGCGCAGCATCACGGTCCGGGTCGACGACGTGGGTCAGATCGACGACACCCAGGCGGCGGTGACCTCGCTCCTGATCCAGCGCCACAAGACCGAGGATTTCCAGAGCCGCAACATGTCCTCGCTGCTGGACACGGTCTCGCAGACCCAGGGCACGCTGACGCTGCTCCTGGGCTCGGTCGCGGCGATCTCGCTTCTGGTGGGCGGCATCGGCGTCATGAACATCATGCTGGTGAGCGTCACCGAACGCACCCGCGAGATCGGCGTGCGCATGGCGACGGGAGCGCGGATGCGCGACATCCTGCTGCAGTTCAACGCCGAGGCGGTCGTGGTCTGCGGCATCGGCGGCGCGATCGGGGTGGCGCTCGGCCTCGTCGCCAGCCAGATCGCCGCCGGCTTCGGCATCCCGATCCTGCTGTCGCTGCCGCCGGCGCTGGCGGCCTTCGGCTGCGCCTTCCTCACGGGCGTGCTGTTCGGCTATCTGCCGGCCCGCAAGGCGGCGCGGCTCGATCCTGTCGTGGCTCTCTCAGCCGAGTGA
- a CDS encoding efflux RND transporter periplasmic adaptor subunit, with translation MTETILASERLRAEGPNRAPAALKAAPTRARSKSRRRRLLAVLVLLLLAAGGAAAWHFARASTAPTHVPTVAVTRGNLEASLTAVGALQPKNYVDVGAQVSGQLQALHVTYGSEVKQGDLLAEIDPAVYSAKVASEQAQLKILKAQIAEQQAQLALAQSQNARNQRLYKQNAVSQDVLQTGEAAEAVAHAQIAALQAQLEQAQSTLDGDLANLQYTKIYAPITGTVVSISAQQGQTLNANQSAPVILRIADLDTMTVWAQVAEADIVKVKTGMPVHFSTLGMPDRQWTGTVRQILPTPEVINDVILYDVLIDVANPDHALMTQMSAQVFFVLGEAKDALLVPMAALQPVTVASNDTGEGTPYRVKVRTATGTETREIRVGLSDRANAAVIAGLSEGDHVVLPTATGSSGQAAAQRSQQPPARLGF, from the coding sequence ATGACCGAGACCATTCTGGCGAGCGAGCGCCTGCGCGCCGAAGGCCCCAACCGGGCGCCCGCCGCCCTCAAGGCCGCACCCACCCGCGCCCGGTCGAAGAGCCGCCGCCGGCGCCTCCTGGCCGTGCTGGTCCTGCTTCTGCTGGCGGCCGGCGGGGCCGCGGCCTGGCATTTCGCCCGGGCCTCCACCGCGCCGACCCATGTCCCGACCGTGGCCGTCACGCGCGGCAATCTCGAAGCCTCGCTCACCGCGGTCGGCGCGCTGCAGCCGAAGAACTATGTCGATGTCGGCGCCCAGGTGTCGGGCCAGCTGCAGGCGCTCCATGTCACCTACGGCTCCGAGGTGAAGCAGGGCGACCTCCTGGCCGAGATCGATCCGGCGGTCTATAGCGCCAAGGTCGCCTCCGAGCAGGCCCAGCTCAAGATCCTCAAGGCCCAGATCGCCGAGCAGCAGGCCCAGCTCGCCCTGGCGCAATCGCAGAACGCCCGCAACCAGCGCCTCTACAAGCAGAACGCCGTGAGCCAGGACGTGCTGCAGACCGGCGAGGCCGCCGAGGCCGTGGCGCACGCGCAGATCGCGGCCCTCCAGGCGCAGCTCGAGCAGGCGCAGTCGACCCTCGATGGCGACCTCGCCAACCTGCAATACACCAAGATCTATGCGCCGATCACCGGCACGGTGGTGTCGATCTCGGCGCAGCAGGGCCAGACCCTGAATGCCAATCAGTCGGCGCCGGTGATCCTGCGGATCGCCGACCTCGACACCATGACCGTCTGGGCCCAGGTCGCCGAGGCCGACATCGTCAAGGTCAAGACCGGCATGCCCGTGCATTTCAGCACGCTCGGCATGCCCGACCGGCAGTGGACGGGCACGGTGCGCCAGATCCTGCCGACCCCGGAAGTCATCAACGACGTCATCCTCTATGACGTGCTGATCGATGTCGCCAACCCGGATCACGCGCTGATGACCCAGATGAGCGCCCAGGTCTTCTTCGTGCTGGGCGAGGCCAAGGACGCGCTGCTGGTGCCGATGGCGGCCCTCCAGCCCGTGACCGTCGCCAGTAACGACACCGGCGAAGGCACGCCCTACCGGGTGAAGGTCCGCACCGCCACCGGCACCGAGACCCGCGAGATCCGGGTCGGCCTCAGCGACCGCGCCAACGCGGCCGTCATCGCCGGCCTGTCCGAAGGCGACCATGTGGTGCTGCCGACCGCCACGGGCAGCAGCGGCCAGGCGGCGGCGCAGCGCAGCCAGCAGCCCCCGGCGAGGCTCGGGTTTTGA
- a CDS encoding helix-turn-helix transcriptional regulator: MLLVLDSAAAEAQEGWIAALRARLPRLQVAIYGSFDDLAVQTWLRHGVDALIERNMPANEVLDTITFVLAGNRYVSPGLFLAGSRQEVPCSLLASCGWRSFLLEDLPVPMLIIQGERFVYANMAAKAMLAVADEELLRLRFWDRVAPTRRQEVRDLVLGWQRGEPIVARMPVTFLGAGGKLVQTEWFSCLTRIAGRTAVATICTPSPDGWEGRPADDRTAPPPGVPRPTLTTRQSDILALLANGASNKEIARRLELSEATVKLHVHRILRVLGGKNRTEAAHLARTLGLLDR, translated from the coding sequence ATGCTGCTTGTGCTCGATTCCGCCGCCGCCGAGGCGCAAGAGGGATGGATCGCCGCGCTCAGGGCCCGTCTGCCGCGGCTGCAGGTCGCCATCTATGGAAGTTTCGACGATCTGGCGGTGCAGACCTGGCTGCGTCACGGGGTCGATGCGCTGATCGAGCGCAACATGCCCGCCAACGAGGTGCTCGACACGATCACCTTCGTTCTCGCCGGCAATCGCTACGTGTCGCCGGGCCTGTTCCTGGCCGGCAGCCGACAGGAAGTGCCCTGCAGCCTGCTGGCCAGCTGCGGATGGCGGTCCTTCCTGCTCGAGGACCTGCCGGTTCCCATGCTGATCATCCAGGGCGAGCGCTTCGTCTATGCCAACATGGCGGCCAAAGCGATGCTGGCCGTTGCCGACGAGGAACTGCTCCGGCTGCGCTTCTGGGACCGGGTCGCGCCGACGCGCCGCCAGGAGGTGCGGGATCTGGTGCTCGGCTGGCAGCGGGGCGAGCCGATCGTCGCGCGGATGCCGGTGACCTTCCTGGGCGCCGGCGGCAAGCTGGTCCAGACCGAGTGGTTCTCCTGCCTCACCCGGATCGCCGGCCGCACCGCCGTCGCCACGATCTGCACGCCCAGCCCGGACGGCTGGGAGGGACGCCCGGCCGACGACCGCACCGCGCCGCCCCCGGGCGTACCGCGGCCCACCTTGACCACCCGCCAGAGCGACATCCTGGCGCTCCTGGCCAACGGCGCCTCGAACAAGGAGATCGCGCGCCGCCTCGAGCTGTCCGAGGCGACGGTCAAGCTCCATGTCCACCGCATCCTGCGCGTCCTTGGCGGCAAGAACCGCACCGAGGCCGCCCATCTGGCCCGCACGCTGGGGCTGCTGGACCGCTAG
- a CDS encoding TAXI family TRAP transporter solute-binding subunit: MREFLRVYGLILLLVAIGFYIAAQYMAPLPPRTLKLATGVPGGVYAAIGDLYRQSLAEEGVTLELVPTEGTVANLALLSDPASQVDAALVQGGVGDPAALPHLRDLGSLFFEPVWVFVREGSRSRRLTDLAGQRIAVGQAGSGTQVVARQLLSASGVGPEDADLVAIGGGEAAAQLQSGDLDAAFFVSARISPLLAKLAADRDLVLLDFTRAAAFRYALPFLSVVTLPAGTIDLPRDLPRTDVTMVAPAAQLVVREDLHPALVHLLLEAMAKVHGPRQDFAPEGRFPSASLVDFPLDDDAARFLEKGPSFFYRYLPFWVAVWADRLLILLVPVLTLAIPLFRLGPPLYRWQVQRKLYKRYRRLRLIEAAAHQEGSDREALRTDLDRLQGELSRMKIPLAYAEHLYHLRQHIAWVRSQVT, translated from the coding sequence TTGCGGGAGTTCCTGCGAGTATACGGGCTCATCCTGCTGCTGGTGGCGATCGGCTTCTACATCGCGGCGCAGTACATGGCGCCGCTCCCGCCGCGCACGCTGAAGCTGGCGACGGGCGTGCCCGGCGGCGTCTATGCCGCAATCGGCGATCTCTATCGCCAGTCTCTCGCCGAAGAGGGCGTGACGCTCGAGCTCGTTCCCACCGAGGGCACGGTGGCGAATCTGGCGCTGCTGTCCGATCCGGCAAGTCAGGTCGACGCCGCGCTCGTTCAGGGCGGCGTCGGCGATCCGGCCGCGCTACCGCATCTGCGCGATCTCGGCAGCCTGTTCTTTGAACCGGTTTGGGTGTTCGTGCGCGAAGGCAGCCGGTCCCGGCGGCTGACGGATCTCGCGGGACAGCGAATCGCCGTCGGCCAGGCCGGGAGCGGGACGCAGGTCGTCGCGCGCCAGCTGCTGTCGGCCAGCGGCGTCGGGCCGGAGGATGCCGACCTGGTGGCGATCGGCGGCGGCGAGGCGGCGGCGCAATTGCAGTCCGGGGATCTGGACGCGGCCTTCTTCGTCAGCGCGCGGATCAGCCCGCTTCTCGCCAAGCTCGCCGCCGATCGCGATCTGGTGCTGCTGGATTTCACGCGGGCGGCCGCCTTCCGCTACGCGCTGCCCTTTCTTTCCGTCGTGACCCTGCCCGCCGGCACGATCGATCTGCCGCGCGATCTGCCCCGCACGGATGTCACCATGGTGGCGCCGGCCGCCCAGCTCGTGGTTCGCGAGGATCTGCATCCGGCGCTGGTGCACCTGCTGCTCGAGGCGATGGCCAAGGTTCACGGTCCGCGCCAGGATTTCGCGCCCGAAGGCCGCTTCCCGTCGGCGAGCCTGGTCGATTTCCCGCTCGATGACGACGCGGCCCGTTTCCTCGAAAAAGGGCCGTCGTTCTTCTATCGCTATCTTCCGTTCTGGGTTGCCGTCTGGGCCGACCGGCTGCTGATCCTTCTGGTGCCGGTCCTCACCTTGGCGATCCCGCTGTTCCGGCTGGGCCCCCCGCTCTATCGCTGGCAGGTGCAGCGCAAGCTCTACAAGCGCTACCGGCGATTGCGGCTGATCGAGGCGGCGGCGCACCAGGAAGGCAGCGATCGCGAGGCGCTGCGCACCGACCTCGACCGGTTGCAGGGCGAGCTGAGCCGGATGAAGATTCCGCTGGCCTATGCCGAGCATCTCTATCATCTGCGCCAGCATATCGCCTGGGTCCGCTCGCAAGTGACGTGA
- a CDS encoding PAS domain-containing protein, whose translation MTVALAAAEPLVPRQSQASRKLAQAVSPTNVERRFEPHEIIVSKTDLKGRLTYVNRTFMAISDFNESELLGQPHSLIRHPDMPRCVFKLLWDTIQARKEIFAYVKNMTKTGDHYWVLAHVTPSLGASGEILGYHSSRRLPERRIVEGTIVPLYRELAAIENAEADRKRGLDRSWQRLQGLLKEKGVAYDQFVFSL comes from the coding sequence ATGACCGTCGCCCTCGCCGCTGCGGAACCTCTTGTGCCGCGGCAGAGCCAAGCTTCGCGCAAACTCGCGCAAGCGGTCTCCCCCACCAATGTCGAGCGCAGGTTCGAGCCTCACGAGATCATCGTCAGCAAGACCGATCTCAAGGGGCGCCTGACCTACGTCAACCGCACCTTCATGGCGATCTCGGATTTCAACGAATCCGAGCTGTTGGGCCAGCCCCACAGCCTGATCCGCCATCCCGACATGCCGCGCTGCGTCTTCAAGCTGCTCTGGGACACGATCCAGGCGCGCAAGGAGATCTTCGCCTACGTCAAGAACATGACGAAGACCGGCGATCACTACTGGGTCCTGGCGCATGTCACGCCCAGCCTCGGCGCATCGGGCGAGATCCTGGGCTATCACTCGAGCCGCCGCCTGCCGGAGCGCCGCATCGTCGAGGGCACGATCGTCCCGCTCTATCGCGAACTGGCGGCGATCGAGAATGCCGAGGCCGATCGCAAGCGAGGCCTCGATCGGTCCTGGCAGCGGCTGCAGGGCTTGCTGAAGGAAAAGGGGGTGGCCTATGACCAGTTTGTCTTCTCTCTCTAA